The following are encoded together in the Methylomonas methanica MC09 genome:
- a CDS encoding CopG family ribbon-helix-helix protein: MNQALREYLKTHAWQVEKITQGIAAADRGELVDHDDVMREMEELIEQKAKGRA; encoded by the coding sequence GTGAATCAAGCTTTACGGGAATACTTGAAAACCCATGCCTGGCAGGTCGAGAAAATCACCCAAGGTATAGCGGCCGCCGACCGTGGTGAACTGGTCGATCATGACGATGTCATGCGTGAAATGGAAGAACTGATCGAACAAAAAGCCAAGGGTAGGGCGTGA